One window of the Torulaspora delbrueckii CBS 1146 chromosome 6, complete genome genome contains the following:
- the YGP1 gene encoding Ygp1p (similar to Saccharomyces cerevisiae SPS100 (YHR139C) and YGP1 (YNL160W); ancestral locus Anc_2.98) translates to MRLSTVCSVLAACSTALATPLFKRETLNASNSSSIAWNTSNHSNATAGPDSEIGTKLKVFVTGGDVSLLPSNSSTFETEVLFNSSMALNVTQLYDVASQVNETLQDDTYHGVVIVSNSRSVESLGFFSTVVFETNKTVVVSEDATSAVQVAMDYESQYRGALTVAKKGGVIYSGLFAPVGPRSNGIPVGILSNDEVVWFFEAASPLLVAPDSALRTNYSFTETNITTSPVVPIVYDGDYSQDLVDSLSGSIDGLVVAVSGYATNSSSSTLASSDVPIVYAAASSDLAYVSTEDVPEGAIAAGYLSPVKAQLLVSIAVANQVTDPESISSLFP, encoded by the coding sequence ATGAGACTTTCTACTGTTTGCTCTGTTCTGGCCGCTTGTTCGACTGCCCTTGCTACTCCGCTGTTCAAGCGCGAAACGCTCAATGCTTCCAATAGCTCCAGTATTGCCTGGAACACTAGCAATCACTCCAACGCTACTGCTGGTCCTGATAGTGAGATTGGTACCAAGTTGAAGGTGTTTGTTACTGGTGGCGATGTTTCATTGTTGCCAAGCAACTCTTCTACTTTCGAAACTGAGGTTTTGTTCAACAGTTCTATGGCTTTGAATGTTACTCAGCTTTACGATGTTGCTTCTCAAGTTAATGAAACTTTGCAAGATGACACTTATCACGGTGTTGTGATTGTTTCTAACAGCCGTTCTGTTGAGTCTCTAGGTTTCTTCTCCACTGTTGTTTTCGAAACCAACAAGACTGTTGTTGTCTCTGAAGATGCTACCTCTGCTGTGCAAGTTGCAATGGACTACGAATCGCAATATCGCGGTGCTTTGACTGTTGCTAAGAAGGGTGGTGTTATTTACAGTGGTTTGTTTGCTCCAGTGGGTCCACGTTCCAACGGTATTCCCGTTGGTATCTTGAGCAATGACGAAGTCGTTTGGTTCTTCGAAGCAGCTTCTCCTTTGCTCGTTGCTCCAGACTCTGCTCTAAGAACTAACTACTCTTTCACCGAAACAAACATTACAACTTCTCCAGTGGTTCCTATCGTTTACGATGGTGACTACTCCCAGGACTTGGTCGACTCCTTGAGTGGGTCTATCGATGGTTTGGTTGTTGCTGTATCTGGTTATGCTACCAACTCCAGTTCTTCTACTTTGGCTAGCTCCGATGTTCCTATTGTTTATGCTGCAGCTTCAAGCGACCTCGCATATGTCTCTACAGAAGATGTGCCAGAAGGCGCAATTGCTGCCGGCTACTTATCTCCAGTCAAAGCTCAATTGCTTGTCTCTATCGCTGTGGCCAATCAAGTTACAGACCCAGAGAGCATTAGCAGTCTATTCCCATGA
- the MEP2 gene encoding ammonium permease MEP2 (similar to Saccharomyces cerevisiae MEP2 (YNL142W); ancestral locus Anc_2.99), with protein sequence MSLDMTGTPTGVGSGGNSLNTDMNTQFIAADMVWLGVSAAGVWIMVPGIGLLYSGMSRKKHALSLLWASMMAAAVVIFQWFFWGYSLAFSHEVRGHGFIGTLANFGFMKVLGAPSSVTSVPDILFAVFQGMFAAVTGALMLGGACERARLMPMMLFCFYGMTIVYCPIACWTWNSQGWLALFGALDYAGGGPVHIASGHGALIYALILGKRSDPVAKSGMPKYKPHSVTSVVLGTVFLWFGWQFFNPGSAGNASIRAWYSAMNTNLAASCGGLAWMFIDYFRSGGKWTTVGLCSGIIAGLVGITPAAGFVPVWSSVIIGVVAAAGCNLATDLKNFLHIDDGMDVWALHGVGGAIGSVFTGIFAADYVNATAGAEAVAIDGGWLNHHWKQVGYQLAAVCSTIAWVVTVTACLLLIMDRIPFLRLRLRPEEEELGTDEAQIGEFTYMEETPYIPEPVRSRVMATMPPQEHIDDKISQSTDGAGPSTGSEAAGEKVTA encoded by the coding sequence ATGTCTCTCGATATGACAGGTACACCTACGGGTGTTGGATCCGGCGGTAATTCGCTAAATACAGATATGAACACCCAATTTATAGCGGCTGATATGGTCTGGTTAGGTGTCTCTGCAGCAGGTGTGTGGATTATGGTCCCAGGTATTGGTTTGCTGTATAGTGGTATGTCGCGTAAGAAGCATGCTCTTTCGTTGTTATGGGCTTCTATGATGGCAGCCGCGGTTGtcatctttcaatggtTCTTCTGGGGTTATTCTCTGGCTTTCTCTCACGAAGTGAGAGGACATGGTTTCATTGGTACTTTGGCCAATTTCGGGTTCATGAAGGTCTTGGGAGCTCCATCCTCTGTGACTAGTGTTCCAGATATCTTGTTTGCTGTATTCCAAGGTATGTTCGCTGCAGTGACAGGTGCATTGATGCTTGGTGGTGCGTGTGAAAGAGCTAGATTGATGCCAATGATGTTGTTTTGTTTTTATGGGATGACAATTGTGTATTGTCCAATTGCTTGTTGGACTTGGAACTCTCAAGGTTGGCTAGCTCTGTTTGGTGCTCTCGATTACGCTGGTGGTGGACCAGTTCACATTGCTTCAGGTCATGGTGCTTTGATTTATGCGCTAATATTGGGTAAGAGAAGTGATCCAGTCGCTAAGAGCGGTATGCCTAAATACAAGCCTCACTCGGTGACTTCTGTTGTCCTCGGAACTGTTTTCCTGTGGTTTGGTTGGCAATTCTTTAACCCAGGTTCTGCTGGTAACGCTAGTATCAGGGCCTGGTACTCTGCTATGAACACCAATTTGGCTGCCTCGTGTGGTGGTCTAGCATGGATGTTCATCGATTATTTCAGATCCGGTGGTAAATGGACCACCGTGGGCCTTTGTTCAGGTATTATCGCTGGTTTGGTCGGTATCACTCCAGCAGCAGGTTTCGTTCCAGTCTGGTCCTCTGTGATTATCGGTGTCGTGGCTGCTGCAGGTTGTAACTTGGCTACAGACCTAAAGAACTTCCTACACATCGATGATGGTATGGACGTCTGGGCTCTTCACGGTGTAGGTGGTGCCATTGGTTCGGTTTTCACCGGTATCTTTGCCGCTGACTACGTTAACGCAACTGCGGGTGCTGAAGCTGTCGCTATCGATGGAGGTTGGTTAAACCACCACTGGAAACAGGTCGGATACCAATTGGCTGCTGTTTGTTCCACAATTGCTTGGGTCGTTACGGTCACTGCATGTTTGTTGCTAATCATGGACAGAATCCCATTCTTGAGATTGAGATTGAGACcggaagaagaggaactTGGTACTGACGAAGCACAGATCGGTGAGTTTACTTACATGGAAGAGACTCCCTACATTCCAGAACCTGTAAGATCAAGAGTGATGGCCACCATGCCACCACAAGAACACATTGATGACAAGATCAGTCAATCGACTGATGGAGCTGGTCCTTCCACTGGCAGCGAAGCTGCAGGTGAGAAAGTGACAGCATAA
- the TDEL0F00880 gene encoding uncharacterized protein (similar to Saccharomyces cerevisiae YHR138C; ancestral locus Anc_2.100): MKFSYLWILASLAIIVRASPIKSYILTVDQDDGLISSSILDDVKSLVYNMGGKITHEYSLIKGFTMDASDEVLPLIKAKLLEVEDRFGYKVYLEQDAQVHTFKNHDESLEKGDHS, encoded by the exons ATGAAGTTTAGTTATCTCTGGATACTGGCTAGCCTGGCCATTATCGTTAGGGCAA GTCCTATCAAATCATATATCTTGACCGTCGACCAAGACGATGGTCTTATTTCATCCAGTATTCTGGATGATGTCAAATCACTCGTTTACAATATGGGTGGCAAGATTACCCACGAATACAGTTTAATTAAGGGTTTTACTATGGACGCTTCAGATGAAGTGTTACCTCTCATCAAGGCTAAGTTACTTGAAGTAGAGGACAGGTTTGGTTATAAAGTATACTTGGAACAGGATGCTCAAGTGCATACTTTCAAGAACCACGATGAGTCCCTGGAGAAAGGTGACCATTCATAA
- the GIM3 gene encoding tubulin-binding prefolding complex subunit GIM3 (similar to Saccharomyces cerevisiae GIM3 (YNL153C); ancestral locus Anc_2.101) has product MELLPQGKKNNTNVTYEDQQKINKFSKLIMRKDNLEKELLQQRQEKEYLDDVSLEIELIDEDDLVPYKVGALFLQLKQSEVVEQLEKDMESVDSIIDSLETQDSELDEEVRVLKSSLYAKFGDNINLER; this is encoded by the coding sequence ATGGAACTGCTACCACAgggcaagaagaataataCCAATGTCACCTATGAGGACCAACAAAAGATAAACAAATTTTCTAAACTGATAATGCGTAAGGATAACCTAGAGAAAGAGTTGTTACAACAAAGACAGGAAAAAGAGTACCTGGACGATGTATCATTAGAGATTGAActcattgatgaagatgatttggTGCCATACAAGGTGGGTGCACTTTTCCTGCAATTAAAGCAAAGTGAAGTGGTCgaacaattggaaaaaGATATGGAGAGTGTTGACAGCATAATAGACTCACTCGAAACTCAAGATAGTGAACTAGACGAAGAAGTAAGAGTACTGAAGAGCTCTCTATATGCCAAATTCGGTGATAATATCAACCTCGAACGCTAA
- the ARO9 gene encoding aromatic-amino-acid:2-oxoglutarate transaminase (similar to Saccharomyces cerevisiae ARO9 (YHR137W); ancestral locus Anc_2.102): MSFEELKERYSKFLSRRDKFRNPISFWDGDLAPPDLIGLEVGLPNENLFPIKAIDLHLVDKPFDDKEAFVASMDRYDNPEGLPIARSFQYSETRGMFPLINFCKKVIGTVNKPAYDEWDVLLSNGSSDSMFKIFETFCDESTTVLMEEFTFSPVISNVQNTGATCVPIKMELTTDPAKQGIDIAYLTHLLENWTTIPQYSHLNKPKMIYTIATGQNPTGMTLSMEKRRQIYALAQKHDLLILEDDPYGYLRFSPYDPVHPLKNLYTDESHSLTVEDYLQKMLVKSFMTLDTDGRVIRLETFSKLFAPGLRLAYIAANKFIIERLLNFTEVTTRAPSGASQAIVYTTIMALGSKETAADEMDAMFLGWIKWVMKLASAYTHRRNVTFKALYETEAYKKNFFTVLEPSAGMFIDIKVNWPTPPTGDKKELMSQLNKIIIKNGVKVVLGHKMAVDQDFSSDSADFLRLTVAYAKDEDQLTEACHRIGKGFVELFNM; encoded by the coding sequence atgagctttgaagaattgaaagaaaggtACTCGAAATTCCTCTCGAGAAGAGATAAATTCAGGAATCCTATTAGCTTTTGGGATGGTGATTTGGCTCCACCAGATTTAATTGGTTTAGAGGTGGGTTTACCAAATGAGAACTTGTTTCCGATCAAAGCAATCGATTTACACCTCGTGGACAAACCttttgatgataaagaagcGTTTGTAGCTTCTATGGATAGGTATGACAATCCAGAAGGCCTGCCGATTGCTAGATCATTTCAGTACTCTGAAACGCGTGGTATGTTTccattgataaacttttGTAAAAAGGTTATTGGTACAGTGAACAAGCCTGCGTATGACGAGTGGGATGTTTTACTCTCTAATGGGTCGAGTGATTCGATGTTTaagatttttgagactTTTTGCGACGAATCCACCACTGTGCTGATGGAAGAGTTTACTTTCTCGCCCGTTATCTCGAACGTACAGAATACAGGCGCTACTTGTGTGCCCATTAAAATGGAATTGACAACAGATCCCGCTAAACAAGGGATCGATATCGCTTATCTGACACATTTGTTGGAAAATTGGACCACTATCCCACAATATTCGCACTTAAATAAACCAAAAATGATTTACACCATAGCTACGGGTCAAAATCCAACTGGTATGACCCTATCAATGGAAAAGAGACGTCAAATTTATGCATTGGCCCAAAAACACGATCTGCTTattttggaagatgatCCTTATGGCTATTTGAGATTCTCACCTTATGATCCAGTGCATCCTCTTAAGAACCTTTACACGGATGAAAGTCACAGTTTGACAGTCGAGGAttatttgcaaaaaatgtTGGTCAAGTCGTTTATGACACTCGATACTGATGGCCGTGTGATCAGACTCGAGACCTTCTCCAAACTGTTTGCTCCTGGTTTACGTCTAGCTTATATCGCTGCaaacaaattcatcattgagaGGTTACTCAATTTCACAGAAGTTACTACAAGGGCTCCAAGTGGTGCTTCTCAAGCTATTGTTTACACGACCATCATGGCGCTCGGAAGTAAAGAAACAGCCGCTGATGAAATGGATGCAATGTTTTTGGGTTGGATCAAATGGGTAATGAAGCTCGCATCAGCATACACTCATAGAAGAAACGttactttcaaagctttGTATGAAACGGAAGCCTACAAAAAGAACTTCTTCACTGTTCTGGAACCATCTGCTGGAATGTTTATCGATATCAAGGTCAATTGGCCAACACCACCAACGGGagacaagaaagagttgaTGAGCCAGCTGAACAAAATAATTATCAAGAACGGAGTGAAAGTTGTGCTAGGGCACAAGATGGCTGTCGACCAGGACTTCTCCTCCGATTCCGCCGATTTCCTAAGACTAACCGTTGCATACGCcaaggatgaagatcaattgactgaAGCATGCCATAGAATCGGTAAAGGGTTCGTAGAGCTTTTCAACATGTAG